The Brevibacillus humidisoli DNA segment TGAAAATCGTCGTCTATGCGATTAGTGGTCTGCTGGCAGCCCTGAGCGGGATTATTCTCACCTCCCGGCTCAACTCGGCGCAGCCAACGGCGGGTACCTCGTATGAACTGGACGCGATTGCGGCCGTCGTACTCGGGGGAACTAGCTTGGCCGGAGGCAAGGGTTGGATTGTCGGAACCTTGATTGGTGCCATGATTATCGGTGTGTTGGACAACGGTCTCAATCTGCTCAACGTCTCTTCCTTTTACCAGCTCGTGGTAAAGGGTGGGGTCATTCTGTTGGCGGTATTGCTCGACCGATCCAAAATAAACAAATAACAAAAGCAAGGGGGAACAAAGATGAATAAGCTGTTGAAACTTGGCTTGGCTTCGATGATGCTGTTTGCGGTCCTCACGGGGTGCTCCACTCAGTCCAGTCTGGAGAATAGTGGAGAGCCGCAACCACAAGAGGGAGCGGCGCCGGATGACAAGGTAACGGTCGGCTTGGCCATTTCCACTCTGAACAATCCCTTTTTCGTCACTTTGAAGGAAGGGGCCCAAAAAGCGGCACAGGAAGCGGGCGTTGAGCTGATTGTGGTCGATGCCCAGGATGATACGGCCAAACAAGTGAGCGGCGTCGAAGATTTGATTCAGCAAAAAGTAGATGTTATTTTGATCAACCCGACTGATGGGGCGGCAATCGTGACAGCTGTCGAGTCGGCCAACCAGGCAAACATCCCGGTCATCACCGTTGACCGTTCCGCAGAAGGCGGTAAAGTGGTGGCGCATATTGCCTCTGACAATGTGAAAGGTGGTTTGCTGGCAGGAGAGTACATCCTGCAGAGTCTCGACAAGAAGGGGAATCTTGTAGAACTGGAAGGGATCCCGGGGACGTCAGCAGCCCGTGACCGTGGAGAAGGATTCCACTCCGCTGTCGACGGCCATGAAGGCGTTAAGGTCGTGGCCAAGCAACCGGCAGATTTTGACCGCGCCAAAGGGTTGAGTGTAATGGAGAATATCCTGCAGGCAAATCAGGATATCCAGGCAGTCTTTGCCCACAACGATGAGATGGCGCTGGGTGCTGTACAGGCCCTTGAGGCTGCAGGATTGACCGACGTTATGGTTGTTGGTTTCGACGCGACCGAAGATGCTGTGAAGGCTGTCAATGAAGGCAAGATGGCAGCTACGGTCGCCCAAAAACCGGACTTAATCGGGGAAACAGCTGTCGAGACAGCAATCAAGGTAGCCAAAGGAGAGACTGTGGATGAATTCATCCCGGTCGAATTGGAACTGGTTACGAAAAAATAAAGACTGAGGTATGACAAACAGCCTGTAGACTCGCTCCAATCTGGTGCGGGTTTACAGGCTTCTTTGTGCAGGCTTCTCTAGGGCAGACAAACAAGCTCATGATTCATCAGCCCGGTTTATGTTTACTGCCGGTGTATTGTTGTAAAGGTAGGGATCACCGCCGAAACGATTTTTCTGTTGATCCCGGTAAAACAGATGGTCCATTTCCAAGTTTGCTGATGTCACTTCGGGTTTTTGTTCGTCCTGTCTGTCCGGGATAGAACCACCAGTGGCACCGACGGGATAATAGTTGCCGGAGACGGCATGGATCGATTTGGCCGTATTTTCCTGGTTTTGATCTGGCATTACGTCTCTCACCTCCCGTTCGATCAATAAAACCGACTCGTGACTGCGAGTCGGTTGCGCGCACATCTGTTTACTCTCCAGGTACCCCAGGTGGGGTAAATGGCGGCGGCATCATGAGCCATCCTCTTTTTCGCATGACATTTTTCAGGGTAGCAGCAAAGGTTAGCTGCTCCGCTTGAAACTCCGTCCACATCAACCCTACATCGTTTCGGACTGATCCTGCGGCCGCGGTTGCACATGCGGTAATGGCGCTCGCCACTTTTGCGGCAATCCCGTTGGCGATTTCCGGATCATTTGCCTTTACCCCCAACGGTACGGCGCTTGGATCTGATTGGGGGCGGCTTGGTGACGTCGGCGGTATTGGAACACCTTCTTGTTTCATAAACTCATCCAGCCGCTCTACTTGTCGGGAACACATCTCAATCGCTTCATTCAGAATGTGCTTCAACTCGTCATCGGTTGTCGTGTTGAGGCCGGTCTGCTCCATGACGATCGCTTCTTTTAAGGCACCTCGATAGGTCCAGCAAGCCATCGCCTCCCCGATATGCAGCGGCTGGTCGGGGTCTTTCTCCATCAAGCCTTGCATGGTAGACGTTACTGCTTCCATAACACTTGGCATTGTACCCACCTCCAAAGGTATTGTGGCGTATATGGCGGGAAAATATACAACTGGCGGCAAACTGGCAAACTGCTTTTGGCAATAGCCCATTATTTCCTGGTGTTGTTTTGCACAGCTCGTTTGCCGGGAGCGGGGAACATCTGATTTTGCTCTCTTGCTTCCGCTGCATTCTCGCTGGCGAACGCTGTAGAGTCGAGATTGGCTGACGAATCTGGAGAAGTTTGTTGAATCGCTTTTACTGCCTGACGTGCGGTATAGCCGGAGCGTTCTCGACGATCTGCCATGTGGTAGTCACCTCCTTGCAGATGGTATGTGCTCTTCTGACCTCACATTCCCTTGTAGGGAACCACAGCAGATGCAGAAGAGGAGGTCGATTCAGAGAACCAAACGTTATAAACGGCCGATCGACCGTTCGGCTTCAAAGCTGGTTAAGCTCTTTTTTGTGCCGACTTGGTTTGCTTCGTAGTTGGTCGGTACGCCAATCTCAGGACCGAAGTCACCACTGGCTTCACTTGGCTGAGCCTCTTCCAACGCTTCCACGGGGACAGGGATATGCTTGCCTTTCTGTTTCGGTTGTGGATCACTGGCCATAAATCGGCCCCCTTTCACTGATTTCTGCCTTAGTTTTACCCGTATGTTTCCGGTTTACCCGTAATTGCGTCAACGCGGATCAGACTGCAGACAAAGGTGCGAGGCAAGGCGACTGGCTCTTTTCATTCACTCTGATAAAATACGGGGCTGAGGAAACGATATAACAAAACCATAGCGCAGGCGGTGTTTCCATAGTGCGCATCATCGGTGAAAGGCTGATACAGGAAGAAGATGGGTATGTGGTCATCCTACAGTTGGACAAAGCGAGCACGGAATTCGCTGAAGAGGGTCGGCGACAGCCGCAGAAGGACGGAGTGCTCGCCGATCAGACTGTGGAGTACGTACGAAGACGGTTTCCTCATCTAAAAGTCAAAACGGTGAAGATCATGGTGGGAACCGTGCTGGTCGCAACCTTTTCGCTAACTGGAGCAGGGCAGCAGGATGAGGTGCATGCGGTGGCTGCAGTGGAAGCGGCGACTGGGCCTCAATCTCTTGTTCAAGCCCTACCGGGCGGCATCCTCACCTTGGGAGCTCGGGGGGATGGCGTCAAAACGCTTCAGACGTCGTTGAATCACCTCGGATTCTCCCTGGCCCAAGACGGGATCTACGGACCTCGCACCAGGGCGGCTGTCCTGCAGTTTCAGCAGGGCCATCTGTCTTTGGCCAATGACGGGATATATGGTCCCCATACTCGATATGTGATCGAGACGCTGCTGATGGGCAAACGTGTGGTGGTCAACCCGGATGATCAGCTTGTGGTGGTGAACAAGCAGAATCGCCTACCGCCGGGTTACGTTCCCCGAGACCTCGTCGTCGCGGACGTCCGTTTCTCGTTTGCCGAAGATTCTCCGAAAAAATGGATGCGACGGGAGGCAGCCGAGGCGCTGGCAGCGTTGTTCACTCAGGCCGAAAAAGAAAACATCCAGCTCTATGCGGTTTCCGGATACCGGTCCTATGAGCGTCAGGAGGCGATTTTCGCTGCCAATATGCAACGAGTGGGAGCAGACAGCGCGAATCAATTCAGTGCACGCGCAGGAGAAAGCGAACACCAGACAGGACTGGCGATGGACGTAACCTCAGCCGCGGCGGGATACCGATTGACGACCGGTTTTGGTGAGACGAAGGAAGGAAAATGGCTGCAGCAGCATGCAGCAGAGTTTGGCTTTATCATCCGCTATCCCCAAGGAAAAGAAACGATAACAGGATACCAATATGAACCATGGCATTTGCGCTATGTCGGCAAAGAAGCAGCAACAACGATTGCAGCTCGGGGGAGTACGCTTGAAGAATACGTAGGCATCAGATAAACACCGACAAGGAGGGAACATGATGGACAGGTCAGCAAAGCAACAGGTAAATCAGTTAAACATTCAACAAAACATGGATACACCGTTAATCACAGAACAAGAGGAGGACGAATTAACCGGGCCGGAAAAGGATGGAGCCGGTTCGGTCAACCGCAATTGTGACGACTTTGCTTCTCAGGAAGAAGCCCAGGCTTTTTATGAAGCGTCAGGAGGACCAGACAAAGATCCGCATCGCTTGGACCGGGATCGCGACGGATTGGCTTGTGAGCGCAGGTAACAGAGAGACCCCGCCTTGAGTAGCGAGGCGGGGTCAGTAGTGGTGGTGGTGCGGGAGCTGTTATCGTTCAAGCGTCTCGCCTGCTTTTTTTCGTTCTGCTCTGTCGACTCCGCTTCGGCGTATTTGTCGATTTTTCCTGCTTTCCTGGTCATGGTATAGCCATGCATACCGCTCCCATGATAACCCATTTCTCGTTTTGTGTGGCTGTTGTGATCGAGCGACATTGGAATCCCTCCCTTTTTGTTGTAGTTTGTCCCAAAGTGGCTGCCACAGACTCCATTTGTCTGGGATGGCGAAAGGGAACGATCCATAAGTCATCTGATGAAGGGCATCGTTTGCCCTTTGGTAAACTTTGTGCTACCGTTTTGGATATAGTGAATATTTGGGAGACGATCCCACAGAAAAGGGAGCGGCATAGGTAAGCCAAGACTGGAGGGAAACATGATGAGGTATCGCAGATTAGGCCGGACCAACCTGAAAGTATCCGTTGTTGGTGTGGGTACCTGGCAGTATGGGGGAGAGTGGGGCAGGACCTACAGCCAAGATGAGGTAGATCGGATCTTGAGCAAAGCGAAAGAAGTTGGGATCAACCTGATTGACACCGCCGAATGTTACGGCGACCATGTATCAGAAGCGTTTATCGGTGAATTCGTCAAGAAAGATCGGCGGGAAGACTGGATCATCGCTACCAAGTTTGGCCACAAATTCCATGAGAACTTCCAACGCTCACAGCTTTGGTCGCCGCAAGAGGTCCTTAAGCAGTTGGAAGATTCGCTTCGCGCCCTGCAGACGGATTACATCGACCTGTATCAGTTCCACTCCGGAACAGACGAGATGTTTGACAACGACGATCTGTGGACGATGTTGGAAAAACAGGTGGAAGCGGGCAAGGTTCGTCATCTGGGCATCTCAATCGCTAAAAACGACAACCTGCATCAGACCGCTGCAGCAAGTAAGGTGAACGCCAAAACGATTCAAGTCGTCTACAACCGCCTCGACCAGACACCGGAAGAACGCGTCTTTCCATCTTGCATCGAACAGGATCTCGGGGTGCTGGCACGGGTACCGCTGGCCAGCGGTTATTTGAGCGGGAAGTACAAGCCGGATGCCGTTTTCGCAGAAAATGACGTGCGCAACAATCACGATCCTGAACAGCGTTTGCAAAAATTGCAGCAGGTGGAAGCGATCAAGCGGGAAGAGGTACCGGAGGGCATGGATATGGCTACCTGGGCACTGGTTTGGTGCCTCAAGCATGATGCGGTCACTTGTGTCATTCCAGGATGTAAAGACGAGAAGCAAGTGGTGGCTAATGCGAAGGCAGCTGAATATGTAAGCGACGATCATCCGCAAGCATGGAAGATGTGAACAAATGAGAGGACAGGCCGTTCTGTACAGAACGGCCTGTTGCTATTTGTTGCCCTGCGCGATGAGCGGGAGGATCGCACTTTACTCTTGTCGTGTGTCGTGGGAAGTAATTTTTTTGACCATTCTTTAGCCATTTGGTGATCGATAATCCCGGACCAGAGCGCAGAGGAAGTTAACGCATAGCCAGTATGATGAGTACAGCAGCGACATTAGGCAGCCCGATTAGGAAAAACCTGATGGACCATCGAAATCTGTCCCTTCGGTCTTGTGTGGTTTCGGTGGCAAAATTGGCTCTCATTCGGTCACCAGAGACCAGTGCACCAGAGAAA contains these protein-coding regions:
- a CDS encoding DUF5316 domain-containing protein; this encodes MSKSVLTGVALVLLAALAAFLAGDISQMVRYTGIAGFACWGLAAIFSGALVSGDRMRANFATETTQDRRDRFRWSIRFFLIGLPNVAAVLIILAMR
- a CDS encoding excalibur calcium-binding domain-containing protein, which translates into the protein MDRSAKQQVNQLNIQQNMDTPLITEQEEDELTGPEKDGAGSVNRNCDDFASQEEAQAFYEASGGPDKDPHRLDRDRDGLACERR
- a CDS encoding aldo/keto reductase; the encoded protein is MRYRRLGRTNLKVSVVGVGTWQYGGEWGRTYSQDEVDRILSKAKEVGINLIDTAECYGDHVSEAFIGEFVKKDRREDWIIATKFGHKFHENFQRSQLWSPQEVLKQLEDSLRALQTDYIDLYQFHSGTDEMFDNDDLWTMLEKQVEAGKVRHLGISIAKNDNLHQTAAASKVNAKTIQVVYNRLDQTPEERVFPSCIEQDLGVLARVPLASGYLSGKYKPDAVFAENDVRNNHDPEQRLQKLQQVEAIKREEVPEGMDMATWALVWCLKHDAVTCVIPGCKDEKQVVANAKAAEYVSDDHPQAWKM
- a CDS encoding D-alanyl-D-alanine carboxypeptidase family protein, which encodes MRIIGERLIQEEDGYVVILQLDKASTEFAEEGRRQPQKDGVLADQTVEYVRRRFPHLKVKTVKIMVGTVLVATFSLTGAGQQDEVHAVAAVEAATGPQSLVQALPGGILTLGARGDGVKTLQTSLNHLGFSLAQDGIYGPRTRAAVLQFQQGHLSLANDGIYGPHTRYVIETLLMGKRVVVNPDDQLVVVNKQNRLPPGYVPRDLVVADVRFSFAEDSPKKWMRREAAEALAALFTQAEKENIQLYAVSGYRSYERQEAIFAANMQRVGADSANQFSARAGESEHQTGLAMDVTSAAAGYRLTTGFGETKEGKWLQQHAAEFGFIIRYPQGKETITGYQYEPWHLRYVGKEAATTIAARGSTLEEYVGIR
- a CDS encoding DUF3231 family protein, producing MPSVMEAVTSTMQGLMEKDPDQPLHIGEAMACWTYRGALKEAIVMEQTGLNTTTDDELKHILNEAIEMCSRQVERLDEFMKQEGVPIPPTSPSRPQSDPSAVPLGVKANDPEIANGIAAKVASAITACATAAAGSVRNDVGLMWTEFQAEQLTFAATLKNVMRKRGWLMMPPPFTPPGVPGE
- the rbsB gene encoding ribose ABC transporter substrate-binding protein RbsB encodes the protein MNKLLKLGLASMMLFAVLTGCSTQSSLENSGEPQPQEGAAPDDKVTVGLAISTLNNPFFVTLKEGAQKAAQEAGVELIVVDAQDDTAKQVSGVEDLIQQKVDVILINPTDGAAIVTAVESANQANIPVITVDRSAEGGKVVAHIASDNVKGGLLAGEYILQSLDKKGNLVELEGIPGTSAARDRGEGFHSAVDGHEGVKVVAKQPADFDRAKGLSVMENILQANQDIQAVFAHNDEMALGAVQALEAAGLTDVMVVGFDATEDAVKAVNEGKMAATVAQKPDLIGETAVETAIKVAKGETVDEFIPVELELVTKK